A genomic segment from Paramixta manurensis encodes:
- the metK gene encoding methionine adenosyltransferase, with protein sequence MAKHLFTSESVSEGHPDKIADQISDAVLDAILTQDPKARVACETYVKTGMVLVGGEITTSAWVDIEEITRNTVRDIGYVHSDMGFDANSCAVLSAIGKQSPDINQGVDRTDPLEQGAGDQGLMFGYATNETDVLMPAPVTYAHRLVQRQSEVRKDGSLPWLRPDAKSQVTFQYDGDKIVGIDAVVLSTQHSEDISQKDLQEAVMETIIKPVLPTEWLTASTKYFINPTGRFVIGGPMGDCGLTGRKIIVDTYGGMARHGGGAFSGKDPSKVDRSAAYAARYVAKNIVAAGLADRCEIQVSYAIGVAEPTSIMVETFGTEKIATEQLTLLVREFFDLRPYGLIQMLDLLQPIYRETAAYGHFGREHFPWEKTDKAEQLRDAAGL encoded by the coding sequence ATGGCTAAACACCTTTTTACGTCCGAGTCCGTATCAGAGGGACATCCTGATAAAATCGCCGATCAGATTTCCGATGCCGTTCTTGATGCAATCCTAACGCAGGATCCGAAAGCACGTGTCGCGTGTGAGACCTACGTTAAAACCGGCATGGTGTTGGTGGGCGGTGAAATCACCACCAGCGCATGGGTTGATATCGAAGAGATTACCCGCAACACCGTACGCGATATCGGTTATGTTCATTCCGATATGGGCTTTGACGCCAATTCTTGTGCTGTACTGAGCGCGATAGGCAAACAGTCGCCGGATATTAACCAGGGCGTCGATCGTACCGACCCACTGGAACAAGGTGCTGGTGACCAGGGCTTGATGTTCGGTTATGCCACCAATGAAACCGATGTGTTGATGCCCGCGCCGGTGACCTATGCACACCGTCTGGTGCAGCGTCAGTCTGAAGTGCGTAAAGATGGCAGCCTGCCGTGGTTGCGCCCAGACGCAAAAAGCCAAGTCACCTTCCAGTATGATGGCGACAAAATCGTCGGTATTGATGCCGTGGTGCTTTCCACCCAACATTCCGAAGATATTTCGCAGAAAGATCTGCAAGAAGCGGTGATGGAAACCATCATCAAACCGGTTTTGCCAACCGAGTGGCTGACGGCCAGCACCAAATATTTCATCAACCCAACCGGCCGTTTTGTCATCGGCGGGCCAATGGGGGATTGCGGTCTAACCGGGCGTAAAATCATCGTCGATACCTACGGCGGTATGGCACGTCACGGCGGCGGCGCATTCTCGGGTAAGGATCCGTCGAAGGTTGACCGTTCCGCAGCCTATGCCGCGCGTTACGTCGCGAAAAATATCGTTGCCGCCGGTCTGGCCGATCGTTGCGAAATCCAGGTTTCTTACGCGATTGGCGTCGCAGAACCGACTTCGATCATGGTGGAAACTTTCGGCACCGAAAAAATCGCCACGGAACAATTGACGCTGCTGGTGCGTGAATTTTTCGACTTGCGCCCATACGGCCTGATCCAGATGCTGGATCTGCTACAGCCGATCTATCGCGAAACGGCGGCCTACGGTCACTTTGGCCGTGAACACTTCCCGTGGGAAAAAACCGACAAAGCTGAGCAATTACGCGACGCAGCCGGGCTCTAA